In Acidianus brierleyi, one genomic interval encodes:
- a CDS encoding adenylate kinase family protein, giving the protein MRILISGTPGVGKTEISKILSLKFNFLYFSVSKFILENKLYTSYDSKRETYNIDDSVIQKINDQINKMDNVIIETIYPSLVDNADKIIVLRKNPFVLYKDLKDRNWGDLKIAENVEAEILGVIAQEAREWFKNICEIDVTNKSREEVVKNIIDNRCDNVDWLSDDRIQDLLIELDKIISLYENK; this is encoded by the coding sequence ATGAGAATACTAATATCTGGTACTCCTGGAGTAGGAAAGACTGAAATTAGTAAAATATTGTCATTAAAATTTAATTTTTTATACTTTTCTGTATCAAAATTTATTTTAGAGAATAAATTATATACGAGTTACGATTCTAAAAGGGAAACATATAATATAGATGATAGTGTAATACAGAAAATAAATGATCAAATTAATAAAATGGATAATGTTATAATAGAAACAATCTATCCATCTTTAGTAGATAATGCAGATAAAATTATAGTTTTAAGAAAAAATCCATTTGTTTTATATAAAGATCTTAAGGATAGAAATTGGGGAGATTTAAAGATAGCCGAAAACGTTGAAGCTGAAATACTAGGCGTAATAGCTCAAGAAGCAAGAGAATGGTTTAAGAATATTTGTGAAATAGATGTTACAAATAAATCCAGAGAAGAAGTTGTAAAGAATATTATTGATAATCGCTGTGATAATGTAGATTGGCTATCCGATGATAGAATTCAAGATCTTTTAATAGAATTAGATAAGATTATTAGTCTATACGAGAATAAATAA
- a CDS encoding Mrp/NBP35 family ATP-binding protein, protein MSSNPFRIQSPQQPQKQPRDLRKTQPQIPAADIKIQMKMKNIKYKIAVLSGKGGVGKSFVSSNLAMALAASGKKVGIVDVDFHGPSVPKMLGVRGQVLTADDNGINPVQGPFGIKVVSIDFLLPRDDTPVVWRGAIKHTAIKQFLGDVNWGELDYLIIDMPPGTGDEALSIAQLVPSISGAIIVTIPSEVSTLAVKKSITFVKTVNTKILGVVENMSYFVCPSDNKPYYIFGEGKGKKMAEDMGVSLLGQIPLDPKIAESNDSGEPFFLKYVDSPTSKEFLNIADNIIKIVEQNSSST, encoded by the coding sequence ATGAGCTCTAATCCATTTAGAATACAGTCTCCTCAACAGCCTCAAAAACAACCTAGAGATCTTAGAAAAACTCAGCCTCAGATACCAGCAGCAGATATAAAAATCCAAATGAAAATGAAAAATATTAAATATAAAATAGCCGTGCTAAGCGGTAAAGGTGGAGTAGGAAAATCTTTTGTATCATCTAATTTAGCTATGGCATTAGCTGCCTCTGGAAAAAAAGTTGGTATAGTAGATGTAGATTTTCATGGTCCATCTGTTCCTAAGATGTTAGGAGTAAGGGGTCAAGTATTAACAGCTGATGACAACGGGATAAATCCAGTACAAGGTCCTTTCGGGATAAAAGTAGTTTCTATAGATTTCCTATTACCTAGAGACGACACACCAGTAGTATGGAGGGGGGCAATAAAACATACTGCTATAAAGCAATTTCTAGGAGATGTAAATTGGGGTGAATTAGACTATTTAATAATAGACATGCCACCTGGAACTGGAGACGAGGCGCTTTCAATAGCTCAACTAGTACCAAGTATTAGCGGAGCTATTATAGTTACTATACCTTCCGAAGTTTCTACACTTGCAGTTAAAAAATCTATAACTTTCGTAAAAACTGTAAACACAAAAATATTAGGCGTTGTAGAAAACATGAGTTATTTTGTGTGTCCTTCTGATAATAAACCTTACTATATTTTTGGTGAAGGAAAAGGTAAAAAAATGGCTGAAGATATGGGAGTATCGCTTCTAGGCCAAATACCTCTTGATCCTAAAATTGCCGAATCCAATGACTCTGGTGAACCGTTCTTTCTTAAATATGTAGATTCCCCTACGTCAAAAGAGTTTTTGAATATTGCAGATAATATAATTAAAATTGTGGAACAAAATTCTTCTTCAACTTAA
- a CDS encoding helix-turn-helix domain-containing protein — protein MSIEITEKSIILRRFLMVAYGLSEADVDAFMKIVKSKEGKDVDSISSELGISKSRASLILKRLSDSGLIEKQKNSGSKGGRPKYLYYINKEEVISKMIRRAKEICTDLESIISSI, from the coding sequence ATGAGTATTGAAATTACTGAAAAAAGCATAATATTGAGAAGATTTCTCATGGTTGCTTATGGCTTATCTGAGGCCGATGTTGATGCATTTATGAAAATAGTTAAGAGCAAGGAGGGCAAGGATGTAGATTCTATATCATCGGAACTAGGAATAAGTAAAAGCAGAGCTAGTCTTATACTTAAAAGGTTATCAGATTCTGGTTTAATCGAAAAACAGAAAAATAGCGGAAGTAAAGGAGGAAGACCAAAATATCTATACTACATTAATAAAGAAGAGGTTATATCTAAAATGATAAGAAGAGCAAAAGAAATATGCACAGATCTAGAAAGTATAATTTCTTCTATATGA
- a CDS encoding LysE family transporter, whose translation MISILLGIILGLSMAAPPGPVNAIILNESVKSKIHGSSVGLGAMTADLIFYFISYNFRNFIPKDFLKVIYIAGGLLLIIISTLIIKSKFNTNTSPKGNYLTGLSMGLTNPYQITWWLTIGIFMLENLGISSILGFFIGILIWVIIFPLISHKYIRKYSKYTKIASFIIILAFGFYILLEGIKLVI comes from the coding sequence ATGATATCTATTCTGTTAGGTATCATTCTAGGACTTTCTATGGCTGCTCCTCCAGGTCCAGTTAATGCTATAATATTAAATGAGTCCGTAAAATCAAAAATTCATGGGAGTAGTGTAGGACTTGGAGCTATGACAGCGGATTTGATTTTTTATTTTATATCGTATAATTTCAGAAATTTCATACCTAAAGATTTCCTAAAGGTAATTTATATAGCAGGAGGTTTATTACTTATTATTATCTCTACTTTAATTATAAAATCTAAATTCAATACTAATACTTCACCTAAAGGAAATTACCTAACTGGTCTTAGCATGGGTCTAACTAATCCATATCAGATAACTTGGTGGCTAACTATAGGAATCTTTATGCTAGAAAATCTAGGAATTTCCAGTATATTAGGTTTTTTTATTGGAATATTGATATGGGTTATAATATTTCCTTTGATCTCGCACAAGTATATAAGAAAGTATTCGAAATATACGAAAATAGCATCATTTATTATTATTCTAGCATTTGGTTTTTATATTCTTTTGGAAGGCATTAAACTAGTCATATAG
- a CDS encoding DUF72 domain-containing protein has product MKIGICGFSYKAANLFNVLEIQDTFYDIVSIDKLKKWRNYNRDIELNVKALQVITHSYNKNYEKMKKFLVSDINNLGSFKVNIDTEKALEITLEEANVLNSRIIIFQTPPSFKPNAENIRNVIEFSSILDRKFLYGWEPRGEWYNNQDILLHVLEEAKLIHVTDPFRHMPLYGDIRYYRLHGIGGKEVNYRYNYSDEDLLKLKSIVNGESYVLFNNIYSIKNALKFKEMVS; this is encoded by the coding sequence ATGAAAATCGGCATTTGCGGCTTTAGCTATAAGGCAGCTAATTTATTTAATGTTCTAGAGATTCAGGATACATTTTATGATATAGTAAGTATTGATAAATTAAAGAAATGGAGAAATTATAACAGAGATATCGAGCTAAATGTTAAAGCACTACAAGTTATAACACATTCTTATAATAAAAACTATGAAAAAATGAAAAAATTTTTAGTTAGTGATATAAATAACCTAGGTTCATTCAAGGTTAATATAGATACAGAAAAAGCGTTAGAAATCACACTTGAAGAAGCCAATGTTTTAAACTCTAGAATAATAATATTTCAAACTCCACCTTCATTTAAGCCTAATGCAGAAAATATAAGAAACGTTATAGAGTTCTCCTCGATACTAGATAGAAAATTTTTGTATGGATGGGAACCTAGAGGAGAGTGGTATAACAATCAAGACATATTACTCCATGTTTTAGAGGAAGCTAAACTTATTCATGTAACAGATCCTTTTAGACATATGCCTTTATATGGAGACATCAGATACTACAGGTTACATGGAATAGGCGGTAAGGAAGTTAACTATAGATATAATTATTCTGATGAAGATTTACTTAAATTAAAAAGCATAGTGAACGGGGAATCTTATGTGCTTTTTAATAATATTTACTCTATTAAAAACGCGTTAAAATTTAAGGAGATGGTATCATGA
- the cbp1 gene encoding CRISPR DNA repeat-binding protein Cbp1 has translation MQNEETSKIAKEMYERGKSIREIARELNLSYSRVRKILKDSGVQFRGKISRDLEEKIIDLAKRGYSANRISKETKINSNTVLRVLKKNNLAKTKRKLAPEKIEEIKNLYKNGVSIYKIAKNLNISTNLVVYHLKKLNVYKPTHESYSTSQ, from the coding sequence ATGCAGAATGAAGAAACAAGCAAAATAGCTAAAGAAATGTATGAAAGAGGTAAAAGCATAAGAGAAATTGCAAGAGAACTTAATCTTAGTTATTCACGAGTAAGAAAGATTCTTAAAGATTCTGGAGTTCAATTTAGAGGAAAAATTTCTAGAGATCTTGAGGAGAAAATAATAGATCTCGCTAAAAGAGGATATAGTGCCAATAGAATAAGTAAGGAGACTAAAATAAATTCCAATACAGTACTTCGAGTTCTAAAAAAGAACAACTTAGCTAAAACTAAAAGGAAATTAGCTCCAGAAAAAATAGAAGAAATAAAGAATCTGTATAAAAACGGAGTTTCAATTTATAAAATAGCTAAAAATTTGAATATATCTACAAACTTAGTAGTATATCATTTAAAAAAGTTAAATGTATATAAGCCTACTCATGAATCTTATTCCACATCTCAGTAG